One Lycium barbarum isolate Lr01 chromosome 5, ASM1917538v2, whole genome shotgun sequence genomic window carries:
- the LOC132641391 gene encoding WAT1-related protein At1g70260-like isoform X1 gives MGVKAIVEDILPCTGMVITEIVTIFLTIMASTAMSRLRMSSFVFVVYTNALSSIILLPYSYLYHRRDKIQAPLFTFPILIRVFLLGLVGVTIAQNLAFAGLSYSSPIVACGAANMIPAFTFILAIFLRKTRINLKSQESLARIIGTIISIMGGMAMTYYKGPVVKQYSPLFLQLARPHLLVFTSTHENWVLGCYLFAAASFTLCIWNIIQAGTIRKYPQMMKIVFLYTLFGTIQSAIFALWMEKDLNAWRLKLNMELLVIVLTAIFSSLVRTSVQMWCTRLKGPSYPLYFKPVGIPTASTCGCLLFADTFHYGSMFSAIVCGMGYYTTLWGQLKEDETSKNIKGSTLPTTTSDEKVPLLQEKEEEEEGDSKV, from the exons ATGGGTGTAAAGGCTATAGTAGAAGATATTTTGCCATGCACAGGCATGGTGATAACAGAAATTGTAACTATTTTCTTGACTATTATGGCAAGTACAGCCATGTCAAGATTACGGATGAGTTCTTTTGTGTTTGTGGTTTATACCAATGCTCTTAGCTCAATTATTCTTCTTCCTTATTCATATCTCTACCATCGAAGAGACAA GATACAAGCGCCATTGTTTACTTTCCCGATACTTATCCGGGTATTTCTCCTTGGTCTTGTTGG GGTTACAATTGCTCAGAACCTTGCATTTGCTGGACTAAGTTACAGTTCACCAATTGTAGCATGTGGAGCAGCCAACATGATTCCAGCTTTCACTTTTATTCTCGCTATATTCCTCAG GAAAACAAGAATAAATTTGAAGAGCCAAGAAAGCCTAGCAAGAATTATTGGAACAATAATATCAATAATGGGTGGAATGGCAATGACTTACTATAAAGGTCCAGTGGTGAAGCAATACTCCCCATTATTCCTTCAGCTAGCCAGGCCACACCTTCTTGTTTTCACTTCAACACATGAGAATTGGGTTCTTGGTTGCTACTTATTTGCAGCAGCTTCATTTACTCTTTGTATATGGAATATCATTCAG gCTGGAACTATCAGAAAGTATCCACAGATGATGAAAATAGTGTTTCTTTATACTTTATTTGGGACGATACAATCAGCAATATTTGCTCTGTGGATGGAGAAAGATCTCAACGCTTGGAGACTCAAGCTTAACATGGAGCTTCTTGTTATTGTTTTAACT GCAATTTTCAGCAGTTTAGTACGTACCAGTGTCCAGATGTGGTGCACGCGATTGAAAGGACCATCGTATCCTCTATATTTCAAGCCAGTGGGAATTCCAACAGCTAGCACTTGTGGCTGTTTACTTTTTGCTGATACTTTTCACTATGGAAG CATGTTTAGTGCAATTGTATGTGGAATGGGTTATTACACTACACTCTGGGGACAACTCAAAGAAGATGAAACAAGTAAAAACATTAAGGGTAGCACGTTACCAACTACTACTTCTGATGAGAAAGTTCCACTTTTGcaagaaaaagaagaggaagaagaaggagATTCAAAAGTCTAA
- the LOC132641391 gene encoding WAT1-related protein At1g70260-like isoform X2: MLLAQLFFFLIHISTIEETRYKRHCLLSRYLSGVTIAQNLAFAGLSYSSPIVACGAANMIPAFTFILAIFLRKTRINLKSQESLARIIGTIISIMGGMAMTYYKGPVVKQYSPLFLQLARPHLLVFTSTHENWVLGCYLFAAASFTLCIWNIIQAGTIRKYPQMMKIVFLYTLFGTIQSAIFALWMEKDLNAWRLKLNMELLVIVLTAIFSSLVRTSVQMWCTRLKGPSYPLYFKPVGIPTASTCGCLLFADTFHYGSMFSAIVCGMGYYTTLWGQLKEDETSKNIKGSTLPTTTSDEKVPLLQEKEEEEEGDSKV, translated from the exons ATGCTCTTAGCTCAATTATTCTTCTTCCTTATTCATATCTCTACCATCGAAGAGACAA GATACAAGCGCCATTGTTTACTTTCCCGATACTTATCCGG GGTTACAATTGCTCAGAACCTTGCATTTGCTGGACTAAGTTACAGTTCACCAATTGTAGCATGTGGAGCAGCCAACATGATTCCAGCTTTCACTTTTATTCTCGCTATATTCCTCAG GAAAACAAGAATAAATTTGAAGAGCCAAGAAAGCCTAGCAAGAATTATTGGAACAATAATATCAATAATGGGTGGAATGGCAATGACTTACTATAAAGGTCCAGTGGTGAAGCAATACTCCCCATTATTCCTTCAGCTAGCCAGGCCACACCTTCTTGTTTTCACTTCAACACATGAGAATTGGGTTCTTGGTTGCTACTTATTTGCAGCAGCTTCATTTACTCTTTGTATATGGAATATCATTCAG gCTGGAACTATCAGAAAGTATCCACAGATGATGAAAATAGTGTTTCTTTATACTTTATTTGGGACGATACAATCAGCAATATTTGCTCTGTGGATGGAGAAAGATCTCAACGCTTGGAGACTCAAGCTTAACATGGAGCTTCTTGTTATTGTTTTAACT GCAATTTTCAGCAGTTTAGTACGTACCAGTGTCCAGATGTGGTGCACGCGATTGAAAGGACCATCGTATCCTCTATATTTCAAGCCAGTGGGAATTCCAACAGCTAGCACTTGTGGCTGTTTACTTTTTGCTGATACTTTTCACTATGGAAG CATGTTTAGTGCAATTGTATGTGGAATGGGTTATTACACTACACTCTGGGGACAACTCAAAGAAGATGAAACAAGTAAAAACATTAAGGGTAGCACGTTACCAACTACTACTTCTGATGAGAAAGTTCCACTTTTGcaagaaaaagaagaggaagaagaaggagATTCAAAAGTCTAA